GTAGACAATAAAAAACGACCGGGTAAAGACCTTGACAGAATCGACCGCAACATCCTGAATGAATTACAGAAGGATGGGCGTATTTCTAACGTTGAATTATCCAAGCGCGTGGGGTTATCTCCTACGCCATGCCTGGAACGCGTACGCCGCCTGGAACGCCAGGGCTTTATTCTTGGCTATACCGCGCAGCTGAATCCGCACTATCTGGACGCCTCGCTGCTGGTTTTCGTTGAGATTACTCTGAATCGTGGTGCGCCGGATGTGTTTGAACAATTTAACGCCGCCGTGCAAAAACTTGAGGAAACTCAAGAGTGTCACCTCGTTTCCGGTGATTTCGACTACCTGTTGAAAACCCGTGTACCGGACATGTCCGCCTACCGTAAACTCCTCGGGGAAACGCTGCTGCGCCTGCCGGGAGTGAACGATACGCGTACCTATGTGGTCATGGAAGAAGTGAAACAAAGTAACCGCTTAGTGATTAAGACCCGGTAACACAGGACAGGTGCAAAACCTGGTAGGTTTCGATACACTCCTGTGAATTCATACAGGTTCAGCGTCGGGTTAGCCCCGACGCTGTTGCCTTCATAATTTACAGGCACCTGGAGAGTACTCTTGAGCCAGGAATATACAGAAGATAAAGAAGTTTCGTTACAACCGCTGAGCAGTGGACGTCGTCTGCTGGAAGCGCTACTGATTATTGTTGCTCTTTTCGCCATTTATCTGATGGTCGCACTGGTGAGCTTCAATGCCTCCGATCCGAGCTGGTCGCAAACCGCCTGGCACGAGCCGATCCACAATCTCGGTGGTGGTGTGGGTGCGTGGCTTGCCGATACGCTATTTTTCATTTTTGGCGTGATGGCGTATGCGATCCCTCCCGTTATTTTAGGTCTTTGCTGGATCACCTTCCGCCAGCGTAACTCCCAGGAATACATCGACTATTTTGCCGTCGCATTGCGGCTCATCGGCGTGCTTGCGCTGGTGGTGACCTCCTGCGGCCTGGCGGCGCTGAATGCCGATGATATGGGATACTTCGCCTCCGGCGGCGTGATTGGCAGTCTGCTAAGCAATGCCATGGCTCCGTGGGTGAACGGCCCGGCCGGGACGTTAATCCTG
The sequence above is a segment of the Erwinia sp. SLM-02 genome. Coding sequences within it:
- the lrp gene encoding leucine-responsive transcriptional regulator Lrp, which encodes MVDNKKRPGKDLDRIDRNILNELQKDGRISNVELSKRVGLSPTPCLERVRRLERQGFILGYTAQLNPHYLDASLLVFVEITLNRGAPDVFEQFNAAVQKLEETQECHLVSGDFDYLLKTRVPDMSAYRKLLGETLLRLPGVNDTRTYVVMEEVKQSNRLVIKTR